The Streptomyces sp. NBC_00691 genome has a segment encoding these proteins:
- a CDS encoding TetR/AcrR family transcriptional regulator, with protein sequence MGRMPSAERRRQLVDAAIRAMTRDGVARTTTRSICAEAGVSLSVFHYCFESKQALLEAAIETINSDYVARVMSAVEPGTTLRETVRGALQSYWDHVTAHPGEHMLTYDLTQYALREPGFEHLARAQYEQYVVSAAALVEQVRAMREMEPRVPVETIARYLAAAIDGLTLQFLVVGDEKTASTLLDLTADQLVFLIEG encoded by the coding sequence ATGGGGCGGATGCCGTCGGCCGAACGACGCAGACAGCTGGTCGACGCGGCGATCAGGGCGATGACCAGGGACGGGGTCGCCCGGACCACCACCCGGTCGATCTGTGCCGAGGCGGGTGTCTCGCTGAGCGTCTTCCACTACTGCTTCGAGTCCAAGCAGGCCCTCCTCGAAGCCGCGATCGAGACGATCAACAGCGACTACGTGGCGCGCGTGATGTCGGCCGTCGAGCCGGGCACCACCCTGCGCGAGACGGTACGGGGCGCGCTCCAGTCGTACTGGGACCATGTCACGGCCCACCCCGGCGAGCACATGCTGACGTACGACCTCACCCAGTACGCCCTGCGGGAGCCGGGGTTCGAGCATCTGGCGCGCGCCCAGTACGAGCAGTACGTGGTGTCGGCGGCCGCGCTCGTCGAGCAGGTCCGCGCGATGCGGGAGATGGAACCGCGGGTGCCGGTCGAGACGATCGCCCGGTATCTGGCGGCGGCGATCGACGGCCTCACGCTCCAGTTCCTGGTCGTCGGGGACGAGAAGACGGCGTCGACGCTTCTCGATCTGACGGCCGATCAACTTGTGTTCCTCATCGAGGGATAG
- a CDS encoding galactose-binding domain-containing protein produces MTRPISRGPGGRSALLALFLALAAVLFGSGPVPAAAAGGSWWEPTSRPAADSRINVTGAPFTGTDAQGKVRGFVDAHNHLMSNEGFGGRLICGQTFSTAGAAEALKDCPEHYPDGSGALFENITGGADGHHDPVGWPTFKDWPAHNSLTHQQNYYAWVERAWRGGQRVLVNDLVTNGLICSILPRDRSCDEMTSIRLQARKTYELQDYVDGMYGGPGKGWFRIVTSAAQARSVVEQGKLAVVLGVETSEPFGCKQILDVAQCSKEDIDRGLDELYGLGVRSMFLCHKFDNALCGVRFDSGAIGTAVNIGQFLSTGTFWATEKCAGPQHDNPIGLAAAPVMAAKLPPGVSTPSYASDAQCNTRGLTRLGEHALRGMIDRGMMLELDHMSVKAAGRALDILESEEYPGVLSSHSWMDLDWTERLYKLGGFVAQYMHGAEGFVGEAGQKAALRAKYKVGLGYGTDMNGVGGWPAPVGSGAPNAVKYPFRSADGGSVIDRQVTGDRTWDLNTDGAAHNGLVPDWVEQIRLSGGQGVVDELAGGAESYLATWKATENHEPGVNLAKGAPGSASSSEWNPFVSYAPGRALDGDTGSRWASDWSDDQWLGVDLGAVRRVGRVTLDWERAYARQYRIEVSENGTDWRTVWSTDAGDGGYDTAEFPSTSARYVRFHGERRATQWGYSLYEVAVHRA; encoded by the coding sequence ATGACTCGACCCATTTCGCGCGGGCCCGGCGGCAGATCCGCCCTCCTCGCGCTGTTCCTCGCCCTGGCCGCCGTCCTCTTCGGCTCCGGTCCCGTCCCCGCTGCCGCCGCCGGCGGTTCGTGGTGGGAGCCCACGTCCCGGCCCGCGGCCGACTCCCGGATCAACGTCACGGGTGCGCCGTTCACGGGAACGGACGCGCAGGGGAAGGTGCGCGGCTTCGTCGACGCGCACAACCACCTGATGTCCAACGAGGGGTTCGGCGGCCGGCTCATCTGCGGCCAGACGTTCTCCACGGCGGGCGCGGCCGAGGCACTCAAGGACTGCCCGGAGCACTATCCCGACGGTTCGGGCGCGCTGTTCGAGAACATCACCGGCGGGGCCGACGGCCATCACGACCCGGTCGGCTGGCCCACGTTCAAGGACTGGCCCGCCCACAACTCCCTGACGCACCAGCAGAACTACTACGCGTGGGTGGAGCGCGCCTGGCGCGGCGGGCAGCGTGTGCTCGTCAACGACCTGGTGACGAACGGCCTCATCTGCTCGATCCTGCCCCGGGACCGGAGCTGCGACGAGATGACGTCGATCCGCCTCCAGGCCCGCAAGACGTACGAGCTCCAGGACTACGTCGACGGGATGTACGGCGGTCCCGGCAAGGGCTGGTTCCGGATCGTCACCTCCGCGGCGCAGGCGCGTTCGGTGGTCGAGCAGGGCAAGCTCGCGGTCGTCCTCGGCGTCGAGACCTCGGAGCCCTTCGGCTGCAAGCAGATCCTCGACGTCGCGCAGTGCAGCAAGGAGGACATCGACCGCGGTCTCGACGAGTTGTACGGGCTCGGGGTCCGCAGCATGTTCCTGTGCCACAAGTTCGACAACGCGCTGTGCGGTGTCCGCTTCGACTCGGGCGCGATCGGTACGGCCGTCAACATCGGCCAGTTCCTGTCGACGGGCACCTTCTGGGCCACGGAGAAGTGCGCGGGCCCGCAGCACGACAACCCGATCGGACTGGCGGCGGCCCCGGTGATGGCCGCCAAGCTGCCGCCGGGCGTGAGCACCCCCTCGTACGCCTCCGACGCGCAATGCAACACGCGCGGTCTGACCCGGCTCGGTGAGCACGCCCTGCGGGGCATGATCGACCGCGGCATGATGCTGGAGCTGGACCACATGAGCGTCAAGGCCGCCGGGCGGGCGCTCGACATCCTGGAGTCCGAGGAGTACCCGGGCGTCCTGTCCAGCCACAGCTGGATGGACCTGGACTGGACGGAGCGCCTCTACAAGCTGGGCGGATTCGTCGCCCAGTACATGCACGGCGCGGAGGGCTTCGTCGGCGAGGCCGGCCAGAAGGCCGCACTGCGCGCGAAGTACAAGGTCGGCCTCGGCTACGGCACCGACATGAACGGCGTCGGCGGCTGGCCGGCCCCGGTGGGCAGCGGAGCGCCGAACGCGGTGAAGTACCCCTTCCGCAGCGCCGACGGCGGTTCGGTGATCGACCGCCAGGTGACGGGCGATCGCACCTGGGACCTCAACACCGACGGCGCGGCGCACAACGGCCTGGTTCCGGACTGGGTCGAGCAGATCCGGCTCAGCGGCGGCCAGGGCGTCGTGGACGAGCTGGCGGGCGGCGCGGAGTCGTACCTGGCCACGTGGAAGGCGACCGAGAACCACGAGCCGGGGGTCAACCTCGCGAAGGGCGCGCCGGGTTCGGCGAGCTCCTCGGAGTGGAACCCGTTCGTCAGCTACGCGCCGGGCCGCGCTCTCGACGGCGACACCGGCTCGCGCTGGGCCAGCGACTGGTCGGACGACCAGTGGCTGGGCGTGGACCTCGGGGCCGTCCGCAGGGTGGGCAGGGTGACCCTGGACTGGGAGCGCGCGTACGCGCGTCAGTACCGGATCGAGGTGTCGGAGAACGGCACGGACTGGCGGACGGTGTGGTCCACGGACGCCGGTGACGGCGGGTACGACACGGCGGAGTTCCCGTCGACGTCGGCCCGTTACGTGCGGTTCCACGGCGAGCGGCGGGCGACCCAGTGGGGCTATTCGCTCTACGAGGTCGCGGTGCACAGAGCCTGA
- a CDS encoding YncE family protein, which yields MPSPRTSSTRPRRLAAALAVAVALVATAGGTGSAVPRPAAAEDPAAAGLREAMFVGNNWDGTADVIAAQGDFHRIGRVNVIPDKEERLREVYLNPVKLAFFLGVRSGPGEGHDQFVDDMYATPDGSSMVVSRPSFADVVSLDLRTGRINWRFPVAGYRADHMAVSPDGTRVAVSASTANTVHVLDIGTGRETGSFKTGDKPHENVFTSDGLLWNMSIGEVTTALDAPWLDWTKGDRRITVVDATTFRTVRVIDMRERLDAFGRKDLSDAVRPVAFTPDEKKLYLQVSFYNGLLEYDVTTDRITRAKVLPGNPKADPDRTTWVNDSRHHGLSMSPDGDKLCVAGTMDDYATVVDRATLQEGPLVEASKPYWATVSGDGRSCVISESGADRVTAIDFATGRRVASVDVGDHPQRVRLAHIPADWAGVSGS from the coding sequence ATGCCCTCTCCCCGCACGTCGTCCACCCGCCCCCGCCGCCTCGCCGCCGCCCTCGCGGTGGCCGTCGCCCTCGTCGCCACGGCGGGTGGCACCGGATCGGCCGTCCCCCGACCGGCCGCCGCCGAGGATCCTGCCGCCGCCGGACTCCGCGAGGCGATGTTCGTCGGCAACAACTGGGACGGGACGGCCGACGTCATCGCCGCCCAGGGCGACTTCCACCGCATCGGCCGTGTGAACGTGATCCCCGACAAGGAGGAACGTCTGCGGGAGGTCTATCTGAACCCCGTCAAGCTCGCGTTCTTCCTCGGGGTCCGCAGCGGCCCTGGGGAAGGGCACGACCAGTTCGTCGACGACATGTACGCGACCCCCGACGGATCCTCCATGGTCGTCTCCCGGCCAAGCTTCGCCGATGTGGTCTCCCTCGACCTGCGCACCGGCCGGATCAACTGGCGCTTCCCCGTGGCCGGTTACCGGGCCGACCACATGGCCGTCTCGCCCGACGGCACCCGGGTCGCGGTCTCCGCCTCCACCGCCAACACCGTGCACGTCCTCGACATCGGCACCGGCCGCGAGACCGGCTCCTTCAAGACGGGCGACAAGCCCCACGAGAACGTCTTCACCTCCGACGGACTCCTGTGGAACATGTCCATCGGCGAGGTCACCACCGCCCTCGACGCCCCCTGGCTCGACTGGACCAAGGGCGACCGCCGCATCACCGTCGTCGACGCCACGACGTTCAGGACCGTCCGCGTCATCGACATGCGGGAGCGGCTCGACGCCTTCGGCCGCAAGGACCTCTCCGACGCCGTCCGTCCCGTCGCCTTCACCCCGGACGAGAAGAAGCTCTACCTCCAGGTCTCGTTCTACAACGGCCTCCTGGAGTACGACGTCACCACCGACCGCATCACCCGGGCCAAGGTCCTCCCCGGCAACCCGAAGGCCGACCCGGACCGCACCACCTGGGTCAACGACTCGCGTCACCACGGCCTTTCGATGAGCCCCGACGGCGACAAGCTCTGCGTGGCGGGGACGATGGACGACTACGCCACGGTGGTCGACCGCGCCACCCTCCAGGAGGGCCCGCTCGTCGAGGCGTCCAAGCCGTACTGGGCGACCGTGAGCGGCGACGGACGGTCCTGCGTCATCTCCGAGAGCGGCGCCGACCGCGTCACCGCCATCGACTTCGCCACCGGCCGGCGCGTGGCATCCGTGGACGTGGGCGACCACCCGCAGCGTGTGCGGCTCGCCCACATCCCGGCCGACTGGGCCGGTGTAAGCGGGAGTTGA
- a CDS encoding CBS domain-containing protein, with translation MRHRSVADLMTPTAVAVQPGTSFKEIARLLDEYGITAVPVVDDENRPVGVVSEADLLRRHTAKDGPSTAEAMMSSPVVTARPSWTAVEAARLMERHRVKRLPVVDAEGKLIGVLSRSDLLQLFLRRDRSIQEEIREDVVVRILRLSPSAVHIDVDEGRVTLSGTLDRAGIGPILVRLCETVDGVVEVEDRLTYEDAGGTAGGEAASA, from the coding sequence ATGAGGCACCGCAGTGTCGCCGACCTGATGACGCCCACCGCGGTGGCGGTTCAGCCAGGGACGTCGTTCAAGGAGATCGCGCGGCTCCTCGACGAGTACGGCATCACCGCCGTCCCGGTGGTCGACGACGAGAACCGCCCCGTGGGCGTGGTCTCCGAGGCCGACCTCCTGCGGCGGCACACCGCGAAGGACGGGCCGAGCACCGCGGAGGCCATGATGTCGAGCCCCGTCGTGACGGCCAGACCCTCCTGGACGGCCGTCGAGGCGGCCCGCCTCATGGAACGGCACCGGGTGAAGCGCCTGCCGGTCGTCGACGCGGAGGGGAAGCTGATCGGGGTGCTGAGCCGGAGCGATCTGCTCCAGCTGTTCCTGCGGAGGGACCGCTCGATCCAGGAGGAGATCCGCGAGGACGTGGTCGTCCGCATCCTGCGTCTCTCCCCCTCCGCCGTCCACATCGACGTCGACGAGGGCCGGGTGACCCTCAGCGGCACGCTGGACCGCGCGGGGATCGGCCCGATCCTCGTCCGGCTGTGCGAGACGGTGGACGGGGTGGTGGAGGTCGAGGACCGGCTGACGTACGAGGACGCGGGAGGGACGGCGGGCGGCGAGGCCGCGTCCGCGTAG
- a CDS encoding DUF1876 domain-containing protein, with protein sequence MTRTLEWTVGVELVEDDGRTKAEARLLTGNSTLTGHGSARCNPSDVDVPAIGDELAASRAMKDLAGKLMREANREMEAVGAGTVPQRTGPGYGWPEAVS encoded by the coding sequence ATGACCCGCACCCTGGAGTGGACGGTCGGCGTGGAGCTGGTCGAGGACGACGGCAGGACCAAGGCCGAGGCCCGGCTCCTGACCGGCAACTCGACCCTCACGGGTCACGGCTCCGCCCGCTGCAATCCCTCGGACGTCGACGTTCCGGCGATCGGTGACGAGCTCGCCGCGAGTCGTGCGATGAAGGACCTGGCGGGCAAGCTCATGCGTGAGGCCAACCGGGAGATGGAGGCCGTGGGCGCCGGGACCGTGCCCCAGCGCACCGGCCCCGGCTACGGCTGGCCGGAGGCGGTCTCCTGA
- a CDS encoding maleylpyruvate isomerase family mycothiol-dependent enzyme → MERVGAVGVLPEGLAEAIRGTAEDIAAVLRAAPGGDGAALPVPRSTWTLGEAAAHLAQANALMADLAAGHERPYGDGSPGGIAEANERALAGFGERAPGPLAEMIAAQAEAFLVSVERRDPEELLATPLGVMRPAVLGSYLLTHMLGHGYDLALAVGRPHMLDAHRVDLTLPFMIEAMPRVTDPAAVDGLTARFAVRLRSGPAFGVIITDGVVETTHEPSARPDCTILTEPVAFLLLGLGRVDPWPVIARGKALGWGRKPWLAPRFPRLFRAP, encoded by the coding sequence GTGGAACGCGTGGGTGCGGTCGGGGTGCTGCCCGAGGGTCTCGCGGAGGCGATACGGGGGACGGCCGAGGACATCGCCGCGGTGCTGCGCGCGGCGCCCGGCGGAGACGGCGCCGCGCTGCCCGTACCCCGGTCCACCTGGACCCTCGGAGAGGCCGCCGCCCACCTGGCGCAGGCCAACGCCCTCATGGCCGACCTGGCCGCCGGACACGAGCGCCCGTACGGCGACGGCAGCCCCGGGGGCATCGCCGAGGCCAACGAGCGTGCGCTCGCCGGTTTCGGTGAGCGGGCGCCCGGCCCGCTCGCCGAGATGATCGCCGCCCAGGCCGAGGCCTTCCTCGTGTCGGTGGAGCGGCGCGATCCGGAAGAGCTCCTCGCCACCCCGCTCGGCGTCATGCGCCCGGCCGTCCTCGGCTCGTACCTGCTGACGCACATGCTCGGCCACGGCTACGACCTGGCCCTCGCCGTCGGCCGCCCCCACATGCTGGACGCGCACCGGGTCGACCTCACGCTGCCGTTCATGATCGAGGCGATGCCCCGGGTCACCGACCCGGCCGCCGTCGACGGCCTGACGGCCCGCTTCGCGGTACGGCTCCGGAGCGGCCCGGCCTTCGGCGTCATCATCACGGACGGCGTCGTCGAGACGACCCACGAGCCGTCCGCGCGCCCGGACTGCACGATCCTCACCGAGCCGGTCGCCTTCCTCCTCCTCGGCCTGGGCCGTGTCGACCCCTGGCCCGTGATCGCCCGCGGCAAGGCCCTCGGCTGGGGCCGCAAGCCCTGGCTGGCGCCGCGCTTCCCCCGTCTCTTCCGGGCCCCGTAG
- a CDS encoding type 1 glutamine amidotransferase domain-containing protein has translation MPKILFVLTGTDFWTLADGTKHPTGFWAEEAAAPYEAFTAAGYEVVVATPGGVVPTVDKSSLAPEFNGGQEGADKVAALVESLTELQHPIRIEDVDLAEYAAVFYPGGHGPMEDLAVDAASGRLLIDALGSGKPLAVVCHGPAALLAATKDDGSNAFAGYKVTAFTNDEETQSGFADKAKWLLETRLVEAGVDVQVGEPWVPKVVVDRNLITGQNPASAAPLADRVLKELG, from the coding sequence ATGCCCAAGATTCTTTTCGTGTTGACCGGCACCGACTTCTGGACTCTGGCCGACGGTACGAAGCACCCGACCGGCTTCTGGGCCGAGGAGGCGGCCGCGCCGTACGAGGCGTTCACGGCCGCCGGGTACGAGGTCGTCGTCGCCACCCCCGGTGGTGTCGTTCCGACGGTCGACAAGAGCAGCCTGGCCCCGGAGTTCAACGGCGGGCAGGAAGGTGCCGACAAGGTCGCCGCGCTCGTCGAATCGCTCACCGAGCTCCAGCACCCGATCCGCATCGAGGACGTGGACCTGGCCGAGTACGCGGCGGTCTTCTACCCGGGCGGCCACGGCCCCATGGAGGACCTCGCGGTCGACGCGGCCTCGGGCCGGCTGCTGATCGACGCCCTCGGCTCCGGCAAGCCGCTGGCCGTGGTCTGCCACGGTCCGGCCGCACTGCTCGCCGCCACGAAGGACGACGGCAGCAACGCCTTCGCCGGCTACAAGGTCACCGCGTTCACCAACGACGAGGAGACCCAGTCCGGTTTCGCCGACAAGGCGAAGTGGCTCCTGGAGACCCGCCTGGTCGAGGCCGGCGTCGACGTCCAGGTCGGCGAGCCGTGGGTCCCGAAGGTCGTCGTCGACCGCAACCTCATCACCGGCCAGAACCCGGCCTCGGCCGCCCCGCTCGCGGACCGCGTCCTGAAGGAACTGGGCTGA
- a CDS encoding LysR family transcriptional regulator, giving the protein MRHTDPDDRADVPRPGTALPGGTGPADLNLLRTFLAVYRSGSFTAAAGVLGLSQPTVTTQIRSLERQTGRELFERLPRGVAPTTVAHDLAARVAAPLDLLAVATGQDTASHERAAPVHLAGPAELLCTRVLPALAPLAADGVRLRVTPGLTEPLLDELRAGRHDMVIATYRPRGRVLTAVPLMDEEFVLVAAPVWADRVGDRPADEGPAALHTVPLITYAEDLPIARRYWRHVFGGRLSRSAAVTVPDLCGVLAAVTAGAGFTVLPRYLCEAELASGALVPLHQPDDPPINTAYLAQRPGRPANPDVTRVRDLLLEAGRTW; this is encoded by the coding sequence GTGAGGCATACGGATCCTGATGACCGGGCCGACGTTCCCCGCCCCGGTACGGCGCTGCCCGGCGGCACGGGACCGGCGGACCTGAATCTGCTGCGCACCTTCCTGGCGGTCTACCGCTCCGGCTCCTTCACCGCGGCCGCCGGGGTCCTGGGGCTTTCGCAGCCCACGGTGACGACCCAGATCCGGTCCCTGGAGCGGCAGACGGGCCGCGAGCTCTTCGAGCGGCTGCCGCGCGGGGTCGCCCCGACCACGGTCGCCCACGACCTCGCGGCCCGGGTCGCCGCTCCCCTCGACCTGCTCGCCGTCGCGACCGGCCAGGACACCGCGTCCCACGAGCGGGCCGCCCCCGTGCACCTGGCGGGCCCCGCCGAACTGCTCTGCACCCGTGTCCTGCCGGCCCTGGCACCACTGGCGGCCGACGGGGTACGGCTCCGCGTCACCCCCGGCCTCACCGAACCCCTCCTCGACGAACTCCGTGCGGGACGGCACGACATGGTGATCGCGACCTACCGTCCACGTGGGCGCGTACTGACCGCCGTACCGCTGATGGACGAGGAGTTCGTGCTCGTCGCGGCACCCGTGTGGGCCGACCGTGTCGGCGATCGGCCGGCGGATGAGGGCCCGGCGGCGCTGCACACCGTCCCGCTGATCACATACGCCGAGGACCTGCCGATAGCCCGTCGCTACTGGCGCCACGTCTTCGGCGGCCGGCTCTCCCGCTCCGCCGCCGTCACCGTCCCCGACCTGTGCGGCGTCCTCGCGGCGGTCACCGCGGGGGCGGGTTTCACGGTCCTGCCCCGCTACCTCTGCGAAGCGGAACTGGCCTCGGGCGCCCTCGTCCCCCTCCACCAACCGGACGACCCGCCCATCAACACCGCCTACCTCGCCCAACGCCCGGGCCGCCCGGCCAACCCCGACGTCACGCGCGTCCGGGACCTCCTGCTGGAGGCGGGCCGCACCTGGTGA
- a CDS encoding cold-shock protein: protein MASGTVKWFNSEKGFGFIAQDGGGPDVFAHYSNISGNGYRELTEGEAVTFDITQGQKGPQAENIVRG from the coding sequence ATGGCCAGCGGCACCGTGAAGTGGTTCAACTCCGAGAAGGGCTTCGGCTTCATCGCCCAGGACGGCGGCGGACCGGACGTCTTCGCCCACTACTCCAACATCTCGGGCAACGGCTACCGCGAGCTGACCGAGGGCGAGGCCGTGACGTTCGACATCACCCAGGGCCAGAAGGGTCCGCAGGCGGAGAACATCGTCCGGGGCTGA
- a CDS encoding 2-phosphosulfolactate phosphatase: protein MDARFLGIPALAEVPTVAVVVDVMRAYTVAAWAFAQGAEKIVLAESLDDALALKAGHPDWVALKDGPPAPGFDAVNSPGLLRSVDLGGRTVVQKTTAGTVGALAVKEASLVLCAGFVVAEATARMLRSRDGDDVTFVVTGEDGRADEDLACAQYIARRATGTATDAAAFLRRAAASRAATELTEGVREGAHPDDVALCLELDRFPFAMVATSEDDLMVLRPHGVPSPTIGMSLHRM from the coding sequence ATGGACGCTCGCTTCCTTGGTATCCCCGCGTTGGCCGAAGTCCCGACCGTGGCGGTGGTGGTCGACGTCATGCGCGCCTACACCGTGGCCGCCTGGGCCTTCGCCCAGGGGGCGGAGAAGATCGTTCTGGCCGAGTCGCTGGACGACGCCCTCGCGCTCAAGGCCGGCCACCCGGACTGGGTGGCGCTCAAGGACGGCCCGCCCGCGCCCGGTTTCGACGCCGTCAACTCGCCGGGACTGCTGCGGTCCGTGGACCTCGGCGGACGGACCGTCGTGCAGAAGACCACGGCCGGGACGGTCGGCGCCCTCGCGGTCAAGGAGGCGTCGCTCGTGCTCTGCGCCGGCTTCGTGGTGGCCGAGGCGACCGCCCGGATGCTGCGGTCGCGCGACGGGGACGATGTCACGTTCGTGGTCACGGGCGAGGACGGCCGGGCCGACGAAGACCTGGCCTGCGCGCAGTACATCGCCCGGAGGGCGACCGGGACCGCGACGGACGCGGCCGCGTTCCTCCGGCGCGCCGCCGCGTCGCGCGCCGCCACCGAACTGACGGAGGGCGTGCGCGAAGGAGCCCACCCGGACGACGTCGCCCTCTGCCTGGAACTCGACCGTTTCCCCTTCGCCATGGTGGCGACCTCCGAGGACGACCTCATGGTCCTCCGCCCGCACGGCGTGCCCTCGCCCACAATCGGGATGTCACTCCATCGGATGTAA
- a CDS encoding propionyl-CoA synthetase, with amino-acid sequence MGTYEDVFRASTEDPDTFWLNAAEGIDWEVAPPRRALDSSGAPFYRWFPDGRLNVCFNALDRHVEAGRGEQPALVYDSPVTGTRRTYTYARLRDEVAVFAGGLARLGVGRGDRVVIYMPMVPEAAVAMLACARLGAVHSVVFGGFAPRELALRIDDATPKVVVSASCGIEGERVIPYKPLLDEAIALASHGPEKNIVLQRPQIHAELGPKDLDWADLVAGSPPAACVPMSANDPLYVLYTSGTTGKPKGVVRDCGGYAVALHWSMGAVYDIGPGETMFTGSDVGWVVGHSYIVYAPLLVGATTVLYEGKPVGTPDAGQFWRVAADYRVKTMFTAPTAFRAIRKEDPEGTLAAAHDLSRLRYLFLAGERLDPETYRWASDLLDIPVIDHWWQTETGWPIVANPVGIEAAPVKPGSPTRPLPGWDVSVLDASGKPVPEGVDGAIVVRLPLPPGALPTLWNDDDRYLASYLSAYEGYYLTGDSGHLDEDGYVFVMGRTDDVINVAGHRLSTGSMEEALAAHPDVAECAVIGVADPLKGQVPRGFVVLKSGAARDAGEVEAELVQLVRDRIGAVASLKDVAVVAALPKTRSGKILRKTMRGIADGRDEPVPSTVDDASVIEALRPVLRRAGDDGPRA; translated from the coding sequence ATGGGAACGTACGAGGATGTCTTCCGTGCCAGTACGGAGGACCCCGACACCTTCTGGCTGAACGCCGCAGAGGGCATCGACTGGGAGGTCGCCCCCCCCCGGCGGGCACTGGACTCCTCGGGCGCCCCCTTCTACCGCTGGTTCCCCGACGGCCGTCTCAACGTCTGCTTCAACGCGCTCGACCGGCACGTCGAAGCCGGCCGCGGCGAACAGCCCGCGCTCGTCTACGACTCCCCCGTCACCGGCACCCGCCGGACGTACACCTACGCGCGGCTGAGGGACGAGGTGGCGGTCTTCGCCGGAGGGCTCGCCCGGCTCGGCGTGGGGCGTGGCGACCGGGTGGTGATCTACATGCCGATGGTCCCGGAGGCCGCCGTCGCGATGCTGGCGTGCGCTCGCCTCGGCGCGGTCCACTCGGTCGTGTTCGGCGGGTTCGCCCCGCGCGAGCTCGCCCTCCGCATCGACGACGCCACGCCCAAGGTGGTCGTCTCCGCCTCCTGCGGCATCGAGGGCGAGCGGGTCATCCCGTACAAGCCGCTGCTCGACGAGGCGATCGCGCTCGCCTCCCACGGGCCCGAGAAGAACATCGTCCTGCAACGACCGCAGATACATGCCGAGTTGGGGCCCAAAGATCTCGACTGGGCCGATCTGGTGGCCGGTTCACCGCCGGCCGCGTGCGTTCCCATGTCCGCGAACGATCCCCTGTACGTCCTCTACACCTCCGGAACCACCGGAAAGCCCAAGGGAGTGGTGCGCGACTGCGGCGGATACGCGGTCGCCCTGCACTGGTCCATGGGAGCCGTGTACGACATCGGCCCGGGCGAGACGATGTTCACCGGATCCGATGTCGGCTGGGTCGTCGGTCATTCGTACATCGTCTACGCGCCCCTGCTGGTCGGCGCCACGACCGTCCTGTACGAGGGCAAGCCGGTCGGCACACCGGACGCGGGTCAGTTCTGGCGCGTCGCGGCCGACTACCGCGTCAAGACCATGTTCACGGCGCCCACCGCGTTCCGGGCCATCCGCAAGGAGGACCCGGAGGGAACGCTCGCCGCCGCCCACGACCTCTCGCGTCTGCGCTACCTCTTCCTCGCGGGTGAGCGCCTCGACCCCGAGACCTATCGCTGGGCGAGCGACCTCCTGGACATCCCGGTGATCGACCACTGGTGGCAGACCGAGACCGGCTGGCCCATCGTCGCCAACCCGGTCGGGATCGAGGCAGCCCCCGTGAAACCCGGCTCCCCCACCCGGCCGTTGCCCGGCTGGGACGTCAGCGTCCTCGACGCCTCCGGCAAGCCGGTGCCCGAGGGCGTCGACGGGGCGATCGTGGTCAGGCTCCCGCTGCCGCCCGGAGCGCTCCCCACCCTCTGGAACGACGACGACCGTTACCTCGCCTCCTACCTGTCCGCCTACGAGGGCTACTACCTCACCGGCGACAGCGGACACCTCGACGAGGACGGCTATGTCTTCGTCATGGGGCGCACGGACGACGTCATCAACGTGGCCGGACACCGGCTGTCCACGGGAAGCATGGAGGAGGCCCTGGCCGCCCACCCCGACGTCGCCGAGTGCGCGGTCATCGGTGTCGCGGACCCCCTCAAGGGTCAGGTGCCGCGCGGCTTCGTGGTCCTCAAATCCGGCGCCGCCCGCGACGCGGGCGAGGTCGAGGCCGAACTCGTCCAGCTGGTGCGCGACCGCATCGGTGCCGTCGCCTCCCTCAAGGACGTGGCGGTCGTGGCCGCCCTGCCCAAGACCCGCTCGGGAAAGATCCTTCGCAAGACGATGCGGGGCATCGCCGACGGCCGCGACGAACCCGTTCCCTCGACCGTCGACGACGCGAGCGTCATCGAGGCGCTGCGCCCCGTCCTCCGGCGCGCGGGTGACGACGGTCCCCGTGCGTGA